The sequence below is a genomic window from Pecten maximus chromosome 14, xPecMax1.1, whole genome shotgun sequence.
AGTCTAGTTGTCCACAAGGTTGATACTACAGGTAGTCTAGTTGTCCACAAGGTTGACACTACAGGTAGTCTAATAGTCCACAAGGTTGATACTACAGGTAGTCTAATAGTCCACAAGGTTGACACTACATGTAGTCTAGTTGTCCACAAGGTTGATACTACAGGTAGTCTAGTTGTCCACAAGGTTGATACTACAGGTAGTCTAATAGTCCACAAGGTTGATACTACAGGTAGTCTAATAGTCCACAAGGTTGACACTTCAGGTAGTCTAGTTGTCCACAAGGTTGATACTACAGGTAGTCTAGTTGTCCACAAGGTTGACACTACAGGTAGTCTAATAGTCCACAAGGTTGATACTACAGGTAGTCTAATAGTCCACAAGGTTGACACTTCAGGTAGTCTAGTTGTCCACAAGGTTGACACCACAGGTAGTCTAGTTGTCCACAAAGTTGACACTACAGGTAGTCTAATAGTCCACAAGGTTGACACTACAGGTAGTCTAATAGTCCACAAGGTTGACACTTCAGGTAGTCTAGTTGTCCACAAGGGTGACAATACAGGTAGTCTAGTTGTCCACAAAGTTGACACTACAGGTAGTCTAGTTGTCCACAAAGTTGACAATACAGGTAGTCTAGTTGTCCACAAGGTTCACACTACAGGTAGCCTAGTTGTCCACAAGGTTGACACTACAGGTAGCCTAGTTGTCCACAAGGTTGACACTACAGGTAGTCTAATGGTCCACAAGGTTGACACTACAGGTAGTCTAGTAGTCCACAAGGTTGACACTTCAGGTAGTCTAGTTGTCCACAAGGTTGACACTTCAGGTAGTCTAGTTGTCCACAAGGTTGACACTACAGGTAGTCTAGTTGTCCACAAGGTTGACACTACAGATAGTCTAGTTGTCCAAAAGGTTGACACTACAGGTAGTCTAATAGTCCGCAAGGTTGACACTACAGATAGTCTAGTTGTCCACAAGGTTGAAACTACAGGTATTCTAGTTGTCCACAAGGTTGACACTTCAGGTAGTCTAGTTGTCCACAAGGTTGACACTACAGATAGTCTAGTTGTCCACAAGGTTGACACCACAGGTAGTCTAGTTGTCCACAAAGTTGACACTACAGGTAGTCTAATAGTCCACAAGGTTGACACTACAGGTAGTCTAATAGTCCACAAGGTTGACACTTCAGGTAGTCTAGTTGTCCACAAGGGTGACAATACAGGTAGTCTAGTAGTCCACAAAGTTGACACTACAGGTAGTCTAGTTGTCCACAAAGTTGACAATACAGGTAGTCTAGTTGTCCACAAGGTTCACACTACAGGTAGTCTAGTTGTCCACAAGGTTCACACTACAGGTAGTCTAATAGTCCACAAGGTTGACACTACAGATAGTCTAGTAGTCCACAAGGTTGACACTTCAGGTAGTCTAGTTGTCCACAAGGTTGACACCACATGTAGTCTAGCTGTCCACAAGGTTGACACTTCAGGTAGTCTAATAGTCCACAAGGTTGACACTACAGGTAGTCTAATAGTCCACAAGGTTGACACTACAGGTAGTCTAGTTGTCCACAAGGTTGACACTTCAGGTAGTCTAGTTGTCCACAAGGTTGACACTACAGGTAGTCTAGTTGTCCACAAGGTTGACACTACAGATAGTCTAGTTGTCCACAAGGTTGACACTACAGGTAGTCTAATAGTCCGCAAGGTTGACACTACAGATAGTCTAGTTGTCCACAAGGTTGAAACTACAGGTATTCTAGTTGTCCACAAGGTTGACACTTCAGGTAGTCTAGTTGTCCACAAGGTTGACACTACAGATAGTCTAGTTGTCCACAAGGTTGAAACTACAGGTAGTCTAGTTGTCCAAAAGGACTTGGACAACAGGTAGTCTAGTTGTCCAAAAGATTTTTCACAACAGGTAGACAAGATTTCGACTAGATCCAGATAGGTGTAACCATTAAAACCCCCAGTAAGTAGTTACCATGGCGCGGAAAGGTGTACTATTTAAGATtaattgtacagtctatatGTTGAGTATTTGCCTTAGTATACATGTTCATACTATATATCTGTGTGCACTTTATAATGACCATCAGGcagctgttacgtccttctaggCCCACTCCcccagtgatgttatggacataaTACAGCggtttggtccttctaggactcgtcagtgatgttagggacatcatacagctgtttcgcccttctaggaATCGCCagtgatgttggggacatcatacagctgtttagtctttctagggctcgtcagtgatgttagggacaccatacagctgttaagtcattctaggactcgtcagtgatgttagggacatcatacagctgtttagtctttctaggactcctcagtgatgtcagggacatcatacagctgtttagtctttctatgactcgtcagtgctAAGAGCCTAAAGTGTTGAAATCTGGGAGGTGTTTGAGTAATCTCAAAATAGATCCAATATAGATAGTGACGTCAACAGTCCATTGACTAATGTTTATCTTTATTAACTCACTATATTCATATTCTCCTGTTACTTTTTCGGGGTTTCTATGTTAACTATTTTGCCCTCGATTTTTGGATTTTAAGTTCAAATTAATGTCGGTATTACTGTAGTTTGTACATTACTAGAATGGTATGTTGGAGTTTATGACTATTGCATTACGTTTCATTAAACTAGATGTGTGATGAAGTATGATAACGACATGTTCATAAGCATGTAGAAAATGTTAATGAGGTGGTACATGGTATACAAGTTTACCGTTTGTAATTTTAATAAACTGTAGGATGTTGCAGCATTGATTAGTAGAAAACGAAAACACGTCCTTGTATCATGatgtatgggagataactcGGACGGAAAGATGTGAAAACTCTGAAATAGGATGTTTGTTGTGAATTATTTCCGTTCATTATCGTatctattgatttttttatgttttatttgattagCTGTATTTATTGTCAGATTTGACGAATATGGTTGACGCACGTCAGTCCAGGACGAGTCATGTTTTGATTGCGTATTAATAAAGATCTTGTGAAAATGGATGGCATGTTGTTGAATATTCCAATGGTTATGAAACATTTTTTGTGACTAAGCGCTTTCCACTTCTGATCGCACCGAAACCACAAATGCACCTATTCATTTTTAAGaataacatttcattttgtttactttatgATATCATAAATACAATGGAGCACAAGGTAAATATGCGTAAACGCTTGGatttatgatatcatatatCAACCTAAATAAAAGTTTAATCCTTGTATTTATCAtactttttctgatatttttcactagtgaaatcAGGTTttaccaatcagaacactgcttacaaacggcAATGCGGAAAATGTAAATTTGCATATAGCTCCatcatgttatatgacgtcataatgaaaGATATGTAGAACACGtaacgtcacgatttggcgtaGTTTTTTGAGCAATTGACAGGAACCGCAttgaattctgggagagattgagctgcctcggtatattttgctataaaataaatgtaataagcAGAATATCTatcagtatcttcagtaatacgaAATATATTTTACTCGTGTGGctgatatattgatatttttcactcgtacacacgagtgaaaaatatcaaaatgtcagCCACACGAGTAaaatacatttggtattattgaagatactgttagatatcctctatatattttaatatatttatcctgatattgttttgtaatatttatataatttcatacatACCTTTAAACTTATTGAATTGTATTATAGATCGCATGATGCCAATGCTAAGGCTAGTTATCTAATCAACAATGGAAATGCAGGATGTCCAGGTATTATCAAACGATCTACTTCTAAGTCATCCGACCTAATCAATCTCACGAAAATAGTATACTCAAGAAAagcaacagagaataccgacattataacgaaacaATAGTTCTTACTCAAAATCGATCAAACGGGGCAAAGTATTAGTAAGAAACAAAGATTTGTATAGAGACCTAGGCACACTCTTTATGGACATAACGTCAATTTGTGTTTCGTCAGGTAActtttaaggattaacatcaattattttttctgttatacagtcataacagaaacaactggagtgtactctaattaaaccgcgaagcggtttatgaagagagtacactccagttttttatgttatgactgtataaccgaaaaaataattaatgttaattcttataatttaatttcgtcttatacacaccaagatatttcactttctttggcgaactcgtttctgtgataaattattacgcaacgtcatcagccaatcaaaaatgacgttacatttcgcaacgtcaaaaattttgttatggaggtataacaaaattatttcagccaatgaaaatgcgtgtttcatacaaaattaaattattcaatGATATTATTTACTCtgtggatataaatgtataatggaatagaaaaatataaataattttattcGCGATATAGAATTGAATCTGTGTTTGCTGATCATTGATATCGAAATAAAATATAGCGTAACGGAATTCCAAGGAATAAGACAATTAAGAGAAACTATTTTGTCTTCTTGCAAATATATAAGTGGCGTCATTCTAACTTCCGCGCGCTCTCAAATAAAAGACGGGGATTTTTACCTGATTAAATAAGGACTTTTTATGCATTTCGAACATAAATCTGTGAATGATTTTGTAAGGAACTCAATTCAATGACGTttaggactcgcacaactaaatcagccaatcagctggtgtttcagctgaaccaagtccctgcaaaaaatgtgtttcttaggtttgtaaCTGTTTTCTTGAGTATTTAACATATGGAATGGGAATTTGAACTTCACATGAGCGAATGAATGGATGgagtcactagtaataacatatagggCCTAAGCAAGTATAAAACATAACTGGTAAACTCGCTTCTAATatgcatatttaatattgttaaGCTGACTAAGGAAACCCGGACATTActttataatttattattttaccaATATATGATTATGCTTTAACGGTATCGGGTAATTACATCGAAAACGTAATAAACAAAGTCAGTACTTAACAAACCTTTTCTGACAACGTCTTCGACTCTTTATATTGAAGTGAAATGTTGCCACTTGGAAAAAGAATTGTTTACCATACAGGCTTGATGGTCTACAAGGCATTCCACAATAAAACTCCCCTATACATAATAAATCGCCGGTTTGTATGTGTAGTACGGGTAACTTTATCCTATACACTTCCCAGGCCATACTCGGATATGTTAAAGAAGTCTTTCTCCTACTGTTGGTCGATGGAACTAGCTTCCAGAAAATGTTACAAAGTCTTCCATCGTcgatattttaagatatttttcaaaacactATTTCCAATTGAATTGTCATCTATAGACAGTCTGCCATATGCTATCCTTTAAGGGGAAAGTCTAAAATCATTATATAAAGTCTGACGGCACAACTGATGAAGTCATCGTTTATCTATCACTAATGATAAGATATAGATCAGCTATCAAAATTATGTGGTATATCCATGATTGagcatacagtcaaacctgtctcatgTGGCTTTCCGTTAATACTTTGTACAGATCACAACTTTTTAATGTGATAGTCTCTACTTCTTTGTCCCAGTGTTGAAATCTTTCTTTGACTGCGCCCTAACGAGTGCAAAGCAGTTCTAAGCCGACATCCTAACAATATTATGTGGCTATAAGTATCTGTCAGTATGGAGATGTAAGGTGTGTGTATGAGAGGGCCGTATGTTAGCATCACTGCTGAATATGCTACCCTCTTGAAATATCCCCTATCTTGCCGTTCTATAAGAAATCATACGAAAAGGCATAAATGTAAAAGACTGTAAAAGCAATGAAACCTCTTATCAATAACATAGAACTATTGGAGTGAAATGTATGTCCTTTGTGACACAGGGAATTGTGTGTATGTTTTCGTCAATGAGTTAAGGCTGTGTAGATATGGTTCATGATCAATATCCATAGAAGTATAGAACTATGATATCCGatataaggtatatatatatattatagctGTCTACGGCCGTCCATATCAACGTCTCTCTCGTTATCCATCGAACAACTAATTCGCCAATAGGTCCCAAGAGTTGCAAGGATCACGATCGGGGCAATTCTATTGAAGAATACCGATTGCTTTTAATGACACTAGTGTGATTTAGAGAATATATTCcggaataaaatacaattaaGTACGAACGAGACTCTTATCCGTCACTCATATTCTAACACCACCAATCGCGTGTGAGGGGGGTATATTGCAGGGCTTTGGAGGCTTTGATTTATGAATATCGATACTTAGAGTATAATCTTAGTCTGTAGAAGGTGTTAATGTCTTCATGTCACGGATAAGCACTATACATTTCTCACGAGTCAGAGACTCGTTCTGGAAAGGTCAGAGGTTACAGATATGGAGTGGTAGATATCTCATGACGTCACTAATCGTGAGAGTCATCGTGTGCATCTAACATCCGTTACCTTTAGTTACATTCAAACAATGCTTTACAATGAAGTAATGGAAGCTAATAGTATCATCTATGACGTCTTAAAATTTAagcaatatacatatacaacaatgGCGTTCAGTATAACTGAAGCTGTTAATGTTCCCTTTTTAGTCccgatattttgtatttcacaCTTTGAGACAATACATTGCTACCATAGCTAGCGTCAGAAAATTTGTCATAAACGACGTACTCGATTGGGAATTCAAAAACTAATAATTACCAGTCACTACTAATCTTTAATTTGTGGTCTTTTTCTTGTTTAGTTCCGTGGAAAGTTAAGTATTTACTGTATGTGTACTTATTAGTGACTTCCAAATCCCATgctattaattttgaaatatttaatttgcTAAATAACTCCTAAAGGTAAACTGTTACTGATGAATTTGTGATGCACTAAGGATAATTTCTCGGCTAATCCACCGTCATACCACTTACCGAATATGAACTTTACCTTGTTTTGTAAGAAGTTTTATTTATAACACTGCCCTGTCTATATCAGGAGAAGGAACACACATGTATTGGTACTTATCTCATTAGACTTAACTCTATTGATTTCAAACATGAGAGTGTCCCCTTTTCGTGATTTCTCTGTACGTGGCCTGCCACATCTTGTTAATAGTCGGACACCATTGTCCAGGGACTTCCGTGACAGTTTCAGACGCTGTGGTGATTTTTTCTGTGGTTCGGCCCGTCTCTGGAGACACCAGACCTCGATGCTCCACTTCCCCCACTATCCAACATCGACTGCTGTAAACTGGTATTGGACAGGGTCGAGATTTATTAGCCAAAAGAAACTGACTGTAATGGCTCGTTGTCGCCCCAGAGATTTACACTAAAAGTAAATATGTGTTATTAGTAAAGTCCTCTAGTGATCGGTCTATCGTAAAATTAATATTGAACCAATGCCCCGGGTAATTTTTTGTAAGGCGGAGCTGCCACGACTGACCAGAATGACCATTTTACTTTACTCTCCTGATGACTCGACCGTCACAGGACACTGGCCGGAAATGTGAATTAGTAGAACACGTCCAAAAGTTTCCTGGTCGGCTTATTGGATGAAAGCCATATCATTAAGTTAAGGTGGTGTGATTTTGTCGATAGATAAAGTAGTTATCAGCACAgcaggtttttttttcgtttataTCACTTGATCAATGACACCTAAGATAGTCTTGACCCTAACCGAcggtttgatatatatataattttgttatatgttCTGTGTGTGTAACtaaatataagtaaataaaaatacttatgaaactaaaaatgaaaaaacaaaatgtttatttagagATGGTGTTAAAATGACCAGCATGTTGTAAAGTTTGAAGGAAACATACCAGTACTTTATATCGGGTACATAGACCCTAGTTAATTTGAAATGTGTAGAAAACActgataaataaaaatgtacgTCTTGGCCATACACATATTAACGATATTACGTGAAACAATGAAGTCAGCAGACAATAGTTTGTTATGCCAAACATGACAATTCGATTTCCACACTAATGCCACTGGCAGATAtataataagtacatgtatgttggaAAGGTTTAGTATACAAATGGCAGAATGTCTCTTTGTTTCGTGTCTGCAGTGATTTGCAAGGACAACATTTGTCAGCTTATTACCTTGTCCCAGACCGCTGCCTAATTTGGCTTCTTGCCAAGTACAAACGTTCAGACAGGTCGTGGACATAGGGAACAGACAGCTGAAATATGCAAATGGTGTCAAAAGAAAACGTCACAAACTTTCGATCCTATCGTTTTTATGGAGAGAAGTTTTAAACTGAAAAGGAAACCTAGATAGGAATGGTATTTTCGACCCTAAGTGTAACGGTTTTATTTGATTCCTGCGATGCTATCGGTGTAGAGATTGATGGAAATGGATATGTAGAAAGGAATTCTTCAGAAGGCAATGCACAAGCCTTGTACTTGTCTCACTCGCTATTGACCAGGGTTCCAACACgttttatatagaaaacaaCCCTCAGACGAACATTCCCCTAGCTCTCGGAATCACAATATTTGTAACGTTTTGTTATGCTTCTTCTATTTACATTTGACTTTTATATTAGGGAGGAACATGTCTATAGAGGAGCATTCATCATAGCTTTGCTAGTCAAAACGTCTCTAGGACATGGTCAATGGAGGAATAGGGTTTACGATTAGTTATGGATACGTTGACGAAAAGCGTGATGTTTTCAATTGCTTAAGGCGGATTggaatttgaatgaattaatattatatttatgtacagtgtatagatgtAAAATGTACATCAAATACGCCGTGTAAATGTCGATGTATAGTAATTCATTCAGCAACATGGAAAAGACACCAAGTATTcaaagtacattttttttgtaggTTAGTACTGGTGAATAGGACGTCCAGCAAACAGCGGTCATTTTATATACCGTACTCTTTTATCTGATCAGAGATGACGGCACAGCAAAATAGTGTTGTCAGGGTCGGATAGTATGTTAGCCTCACTGCTGAATAGGCATGTGTTAATAATGACAATTGTAGTAATTTGCATATTGGAGACCGCTGATGACATAGTAGTTCGTGGTAGTATCTGTGTAGTAGAGACCACTGATGACATAATAGTTCGTGGTAGTATCTGTGTAGTAGAGACCACTGATGACATAATAGTTCGTGGTAGTATCTGTGTAGTGGAGACCGCTGATGACATAGTAGTTCGTGGTAGTATCTGTGTAGTAGAGACCACTGATGACATAGTAGTTCGTGGTAGTATCTGTGTAGTGGAGACCGCTGATGACATAGTAGTTCGTGGTTGTATCTGTTGTGTAGTGGAGACCGCTGGTGACATAGAAGTTCGTGGTAGTATCTGTGTAGTGGAGACCACTGATGACATAATAGTTCGTGGTAGTATCTGTGTAGTGGAGACCGCTGATGACATAGTAGTTCGTGGTAGTATCTGTGTAGTGGAGACCGCTGATGACATAGTAGTTCGTGGTAGTATCTGTGTAGTGGAGGCCACTGATGACATAGTAGTTCGTGGTAGTATCTGTGTAGTGGAGACCGCTGATGACATAGTAGTTCGTGGTAGTATCTGTGTAGTGGAGGCCGCTGATGACATAGTAGTTCGTGGTAGTATCTGTGTAGTGGAGACCGCTGATGACATAGTAGTTCGTGGTAGTATCTGTGTAGTGGAGACCGCTGATGACATAGTAGTTCGTGGTAGTATCTGTGTAGTGGAGGCCGCTGATGACATAGTAGTTGGTGGTAGTATCTGTGTAATGGAGGCCGCTGATGATATAGTAGTTCGTGGTAGTATCTGTGTAGTGGTGACCGCTGATGACATAGTAGTTCGTGGTAGTATCTGTGTAGTGGAGACCGCTGATGACAGTGTAGTTCGTGGTAGTATCTGTGTAGTGGAGACCCCTGATGACATAGTAGTTCGTGGTAGTATCTGTGTAGTGGAGACCGCTGATGACATAGTAGTTCGTggtagtatatgtgtagtggAGACCCCTGATGACATAGTAGTTCGTGGTAGTATCTGTGTAGTGGAGACCGCTGATGACAGTGTAGTTCGTGGTAATATCTGTGTAGTGGAGACCGCTGATGATATAGTAGTTCGTGGTAGTATTTGTGTAGTGGAGGCCGCTGATGACATGGTAGTTCGTGGTAGTATCTGTGTATTGGAGACCGCTGATGACATAGTAGTTCGTGGTAGTATCTGTGTAATGGAGACCCCTGATGACATAGTAGTTCGTGGTAGTATCTGTGTAGTGGAGATCGCTGATGACACAGTAGTTCGTGGTAGTATCTGTGTAGTGGTGACCGCTGATGACATAGTAGTTCGTGGTAGTATCTGTGTAGTGGAGACCGCTGATGACATAGTAGTTCGTGGTAGTATCTGTGTAGTGGAGACCGCTGGTGACATAGTAGTTCGTCGTAGTATCTGTGTAGTGGAGACCGCTGGTGACATAGTAGTTCGTGGTAGTATCTGTGTAGTGGTGACGGCTGATGACATAGTAGTTCGTGGTAGTATCTGTGTAGTGGAGGCCGCTGGTGACATAGTAGTTCGTGGTAGTATCTGTGTAGTGGAGACCGCTGATGACATAGTAGTTCGCGGTAGTATCTGTGTAGTGGAGACCGCTGATGACATAGTAGTTCGTGGTAGTATCTGTGTAGTAGAGACCGCTGATGACACAGTAGTTCGTGGTAGTATCTGTGTAGTAGAGACCGCTGATGACATAGTAGTTCGTGGTAGTATCTGTGTAGTGGAGACCGCTGGTGACATAGTAGTTCGTCGTAGTATCTGTGTAGTGGAGACCGCTGGTGACATAGTAGTTCGTGGTAGTATCTGTGTAGTGGTGACGGCTGATGACATAGTAGTTCGTGGTAGTATCTGTGTAGTGGAGGCCGCTGGTGACATAGTAGTTCGTGGTAGTATCTGTGTAGTGGAGACCGCTGATGACATAGTAGTTCGCGGTAGTATCTGTGTAGTGGAAACCTCTGATGACATAGTAGTTCGTGGTAGTATCTGTGTAGTGGAGGCCGCTGATGACATAGTAGTTCGTGGTAGTATCTGTGTAGAGTTCACATTCTGATGGATGCATATTCCTTCAACTTCATTCATTGATTTTAGGATTCTGATAATTGCGTACTTGAATCATGATTCCCCGGTCGGACTGGCTTCAAATTGAGTACCCACTATATCGTAAGATATGGTGAATGGTATTTTTCTGAAGATGTCCTTGGGAGGTCATTGTCATTGCGACACTATAACAACTATAGATTATTTATAATACCAGGATATATAATTTCTATGGCGGGGGGGGTATATTTTGATTGTAGATTATTTCATGATACCTAATCAGTCAGAGGAATATCCGATGGAATAAGATGCAAAACAAGTTCAAATTCCAATTGAAATCGTCGACAAATTGTCATCGTTAATATTGATAAGGGAACGCTACGATAGCAGCTTTCAATAAACTGTTGGAAATCTCGGTAAATCCCGTAGAAGATTCTGACCCACATTCCGCCATGTCGGGTGACTGCCTACAGTGAGACTATATGCATTAACCCATCAATTATGTAAGTATGACGTTGTTAAATCGGCCCTGGCGAGCCGGTAGACACCTCGAGGCATTGATACGTACTCCCGGTCAGCCTGAGATGATGAAGGCGATTGTCGGAGTGATAACACGGTGCGTATGTACTCTACCGGCATGTCGGCATAACCAAGAAAAACATGTGATGTGTCTCtatcaaaatgaaacaatattgaACGTTCAAAGAAATCGAAACAAATATCTTATTATCGGAGTTTACAGCCAGTAGGTAGCAATACTGAGAAATTCTAAGCTTCTTTTCCTTTGATAGTTTTCTGTTTTCGAAAACCACCGACTATCATAAATagaattatatattaatatcctGATGTGCTACAtccgttttttgttttgttttggggggttttttggggttgtttttttttgggggggggcaGATATTTTTTCGAGGCTATCGTTAACTCCAATATTCCATCTATGGGAAGCACAGACCTCGAACTAAGCTGGGTTGTGAGCATTGTTGTGAAGGTACAGTCAATGATTGTACGTTGGCAGTTGTCGGGGCATCCAACGACCATCCAACGACAGGAGGACAATTGTTAAAATTAGATATAATAAATGTGTGGTAAATAACACTTCTTCCTTTCCTAGTGAAAAAAGAACCAATACGTTTTAGAACTGGTAATCGTATTGATGCCTTCATACGGATTTCTGAAATTTGAAAGACAAAATTTAGcataaaatcaaaatagattTTAACAATTGTCCTCCTGTATGGCCTTTCATCAGTatgaaaaacacaaacaaaatggaGCGCATACAAGACTGAGCATTAAGATTTATTTTCGAAGACTATGTCTATTCTTATAAACATCTTTTAATATTATCTGTTTGCGATCTTTTACATGTTTAAAGATTAAATGATATGGGATGTTAAGCtttttaaaattgtaaacaCCATGtctaaagaaaatattaatgatattgtgacTTTGAGACAAGTTACTTCTTTATAATTCCAGACATGAAAGGAAAACAGAGTTGATGGGGACAAACGCTGTTAAGTATGGTCAGAAATCTTTAGCTTTTGAAGCCTCTCGGGTATGGAACAGTATTCTACATGAATCCCGGAAAGTACAGAAGTTCCGGGAATTCAGGAGACTGATCCACAACTGGGATGGTCCTGTCTGCTCATGCTCTATTTGTTTGACATGTCGTCTTTAATATTGTAATGCTTGTCTCCTGTCTGTTATGCTTACATTTTCTTTCTGGTTTGTAGTGTTGCAGCATCAATGTCCTATATGTGCTCTATGATACTGTTTATGACTACTTTTGAAGAATCTTAGAAAGGATACGTGTTCAGTACGATCAAGATGGTACAAGTAGTTGGTGATTTGAATTTAGATATGAAGGATGGAG
It includes:
- the LOC117342622 gene encoding uncharacterized protein LOC117342622, whose amino-acid sequence is MVHKVDTTGSLVVHKVDTSGSLVVHKVDTSGSLVVHKVDTTGSLVVHKVDTTDSLVVQKVDTTGSLIVRKVDTTDSLVVHKVETTGILVVHKVDTSGSLVVHKVDTTDSLVVHKVDTTGSLVVHKVDTTGSLIVHKVDTTGSLIVHKVDTSGSLVVHKGDNTGSLVVHKVDTTGSLVVHKVDNTGSLVVHKVHTTGSLVVHKVHTTGSLIVHKVDTTDSLVVHKVDTSGSLVVHKVDTTCSLAVHKVDTSGSLIVHKVDTTGSLIVHKVDTTGSLVVHKVDTSGSLVVHKVDTTGSLVVHKVDTTDSLVVHKVDTTGSLIVRKVDTTDSLVVHKVETTGILVVHKVDTSGSLVVHKVDTTDSLVVHKVETTGSLVVQKDLDNR